A region of the Candidatus Methylomirabilota bacterium genome:
GCCCAGCGATGTGCTGGCGGGCCTCGCGCTCGGAGCCGCGGGCGCCGCGGCGGCGGTGTGGTGGCACCTCACGCACCCTTCGCCGGAGACCATCCCCTCGACGGAAGATCTCGTCATGAAACGCCGGCTCTTCGGCATCGCGCTCGTGGCGCTCCTGCTCGCCGCCTGTTCTCGGGAGCCTCGACCGGGCGGCAAGCCGCTCGTCGTGGCGACCTTCTCCCCACTCTACGAGTTCTCCCGGCAGGTCGCGGTGACCGGGCCGACGTGGTCTCTCTGGTCCCGCCGGCCGTTGAGCCTCGACCGTCCCGGAGATCCGGCCGAACCTCCGGGTGGCGGTCTCCAGCCGAGTGTGTCGGAGTAATCCGGCGCCGACCACCGAGCGCGCGGTGCATCGAGGAGTGCTCCGAGCGGCGGCTTCGCCGCCGCCACCCCTCCTGGGGGAGGTTTGGGAGGGGGCCGTCGAGGCCCCCTCCCAAGGTCTAGATCGTGCGAGTCCGCGTCACCGTGCCCGCGACCTCGGCGAACTGTGGCCCGGGATTCGACGCGCTCGGCCTCGCCCTCGAGCTCTACAACGAAGTCGAGCTGGCCGAGGCCGAGGGCGTCGACGTCGAGATCGAAGGGGAAGGAGCCGACCGCCTCCCGCGGGACGACGAGAACCTCGTCGTCCGAGGCGCCCGGCTCGTCTACCAGGCGGCCGGTCGCGTCTTCCACGGGTTGCGCGTTCGGCAGGTAAACGCCATTCCCCCGAGTCGCGGGCTCGGGTCGAGCGCGACCGCGTGGCTCGCCGGGATTCTCGGCGCCGACGCCTTGCTGGGCCGGGCGCTGTCGTCGGATGGAATCATGGAGCTCGCGGTGGCGCAGGAGGGCCACCCCGACAATCTCGCCGCCGCGCTCCACGGCGGGCTGGCCGTCATTTGCTGGGACGCCGAGGCACGGGCGGTCCTGACGCTGCCGGTGCCTCCGTATCTCCGCTTCGCCTTGCTCGTCCCCGATCGCGAGAGCTCGACCGCCGAGGCGCGGGCCGCGCTTCCCGCGAGCTACTCCAGGGCCGACGCGGTCTTCAACGTGGGCCGCACGGCCCTCCTCCTGGCCGCGCTGGCTCGCGAGCGCTGGGAGCTGCTCGGCGCCGCCATGGCCGATCGCCTGCACCAGCCGTACCGGGAGCAGGCCCTCTTCCCGTGGCTTTCGCGGGTCACGGCCGCGGCCCGCGCGGCCGGCGCCCATGGCGTGGCGCTGTCCGGGGCAGGGCCGTCGGTTCTGGCCGTCGCGGCCGAGCCCCGGGCGACGGCAGTCGCCGGGGCGATGCGAGACGCGTTCGGTCGCGAAGGGCTCACGGGGCGGACGCTCGTCCTGGCGGCCGATTCCCGGGGCGCCCGGGTGACCGAGCTCCCGGCGTAATTTTCCCATTGACGGCTCTCCCGGCCCGCTGCTATGGTCGGAACAGGCGAGTCCTCCAGCCAGGACAGAAGCGCGACAGACAGCACCGCACGGGAATCGAAACCGAACCAGCAGCGCCTGCCTCGCCGTCCGTGACCCTACCCTCGCCCCCGGTCCCGCCAGTCGACTTCGCTCGATGCCCATCGCGGCCGTGACGTGCCGAGCCCGCCCGCCGGCGGGGGCAAGCCGCGACGGTGCGGCGGCCGTGGCCCCACACGTCTGCCGCGTCGACCCCCACGTCGCGACCACCGAGCGGCCGCTCGGCGACGGCGACGCCGAGAGACGGCTCGAATGAGCGCCGGCCCGGAGATCGTGGGCCGCGGGCGGCGCGGCCGGATGGAGGTGAACGCGGCCCTCGTTCGTCAGGCACCGTCCGGGTTGATCCGCATGCCAGAGGAGACGTGAGGACCATGGAATTCCAGGACAAGGTGTTGGTGTGCCGGGACTGCGGCAAGGAGTTCCTCTTCTCCGCGGGAGAGCAGGCCTTCTACGCCGAGAAGGGCTTCCAGAACGAGCCGACGCGCTGCCGGAACTGCCGGATGGCGCGGAAAGGCGGCGGCAGCGCGAGCACGGAGAGCGGCGCATCGCGCCCGCTGTTCTCCGCCGTGTGCTCCGAGTGCGGAAAGGACACGCAGGTCCCGTTCAAGCCGACGGCCGGGAAGCCTGTGTACTGTCGCGAGTGCTTCCAGAAGCGTGGAAGCCGGACCGGCCGGAGAAGTCCCGCGTACCTCGATTGAGCTCCGGGAAGACGTGACCCCGACCTGACACCAGCAGCCTGTCGGGCTGAGCGCGCGCCGCGGACGGCGCCAGCGCCGCGGGTTCGCCCGCGGCACCTCGTCCTGGGGAACTCTCGGAGGGCCGCTGGGGCCCCTCCGATGGCTCACATCCCGCGTGACCTCACGCCCGTGCGTCCAGGGAAGGCCCTCCGCCCCCGGTTTCCGGAGGGCGGTCGTCCGGTCCACCTCGAGGGTCGCGGAGCGCCTCCACGACCACGAGGACGAAGCCGGCGACCGCCAGCGCGATGCCGCTGGCAATCCCGCCTGCCAGCGGCGCCGGCAGCACCTTCCCGGACAGGAACATCAGGCCGAGACCGAAGGCGAGAAGACCGAAGCCCAGTTGCAGGCGGCCGGTGAACACGGGCTCGG
Encoded here:
- a CDS encoding phosphatase PAP2 family protein, whose amino-acid sequence is ATFAVLVVYLVGRSRLARPWRLGIQGLALLTMMAVGLARILLGAHWPSDVLAGLALGAAGAAAAVWWHLTHPSPETIPSTEDLVMKRRLFGIALVALLLAACSREPRPGGKPLVVATFSPLYEFSRQVAVTGPTWSLWSRRPLSLDRPGDPAEPPGGGLQPSVSE
- the thrB gene encoding homoserine kinase; amino-acid sequence: MRVRVTVPATSANCGPGFDALGLALELYNEVELAEAEGVDVEIEGEGADRLPRDDENLVVRGARLVYQAAGRVFHGLRVRQVNAIPPSRGLGSSATAWLAGILGADALLGRALSSDGIMELAVAQEGHPDNLAAALHGGLAVICWDAEARAVLTLPVPPYLRFALLVPDRESSTAEARAALPASYSRADAVFNVGRTALLLAALARERWELLGAAMADRLHQPYREQALFPWLSRVTAAARAAGAHGVALSGAGPSVLAVAAEPRATAVAGAMRDAFGREGLTGRTLVLAADSRGARVTELPA
- a CDS encoding zinc-ribbon domain containing protein; amino-acid sequence: MEFQDKVLVCRDCGKEFLFSAGEQAFYAEKGFQNEPTRCRNCRMARKGGGSASTESGASRPLFSAVCSECGKDTQVPFKPTAGKPVYCRECFQKRGSRTGRRSPAYLD